The following proteins are encoded in a genomic region of Ictalurus furcatus strain D&B chromosome 6, Billie_1.0, whole genome shotgun sequence:
- the xrcc5 gene encoding X-ray repair cross-complementing protein 5: protein MARAAKSAVVLCMDVGFSMSNSAPGEEAPFEQAKKIIQKFIQRQVFAENKNELGLVLFGTDDTKNPLARDDQYQNICVHRHLMMADFDLLEEIEHNLQPGGQHADWLDALVVCMDLLQKETMGKKFEKLNIAVLTNLNTPACADQLDIIIGNLKKAGITLQFFLPFPVDADEGAAGDGDRPGPRPPTQLGKGLSREQKKGLEMVRQVMTSLDEEDGLDDVYTFSDAVEKLSMFKRIERRPTAWSCLLTIGSSLSIRINGYKTVCEEKIKKTWAIVDAESHQKDDVKRDTVYCLNDDNETEVQKDDVIQGFRYGSDIVPFSKVDQEQMKYKSDGKSFAVLGFTKQELIHRHHFMGQQIVKVFAAKDDEHAAVALSALIQALDSLKMVAIVRYIYDRRCNPQVGAAFPCVKDKYECLVYVQLPYMEDLRQFAFPSLENNKKFVPSEAQLSAVDNLINAMMLVEEGEDGEKEDIFKVNKIPNPQFQRLFQCLHHRGVNPGAPLPPMEPWLKRMLDRPQAVSARCRAPLQEMKKLFSLKEVVQKKGQKTSADVFGNSTEEPDAKKFKVDEGEKFSLAETSEGNITSVGSVNPAENFRTLVQKKTIPFDQACEQLTHRMEQLLGNRSTDYYMKTIACVQAFREQSIKVSNAELFNSYMQSLKNSVPEKNLQAFWDLLVADSITLISKDEVDSSTVSKQEANQFLAFEEKEEVAAAPSHEDAGDVDDLLDMM from the exons ATGGCGCGAGCAGCCAag tCAGCTGTGGTGCTTTGCATGGATGTGGGCTTCTCTATGAGTAACTCAGCCCCTGGTGAGGAAGCCCCATTCGAGCAAGCTAAGAAGATCATTCAGAAATTCATCCAACGCCAG GTCTTtgctgaaaacaaaaatgaGTTGGGCCTGGTTCTATTTGGAACGGACGACACCAAGAATCCACTTGCTCGAGACGACCAGTACCAGAACATCTGCGTACACCGACATTTGATGATGGCCGACTTCGACCTGCTGGAGGAAATTGAACATAATCTTCAGCCCGGTGGTCAGCATGCTGACT GGCTTGATGCTCTTGTTGTATGCATGGATCTTCTACAAAAGGAAACCAT GGGGAAAAAGTTTGAGAAGCTGAATATCGCCGTGCTCACTAACCTCAACACGCCGGCCTGCGCAGATCAGCTGGACATCATTATTGGCAATTTAAAGAAAGCTGGCATTACCCTGCAGTTCTT tCTGCCATTCCCTGTGGATGCAGATGAAGGGGCTGCTGGAGATGGAGACAGACCAGGTCCGAGGCCTCCGACCCAGCTTGGAAAAGGCCTGAGCAGGGAGCAGAAGAAGGGGCTGGAGATGGTCAGGCAGGTCATGACCTCTCTGGATGAAGAAGATGGCCTGGACGACGTCTACACTTTCAG CGATGCTGTGGAGAAGCTGTCCATGTTTAAGCGAATCGAGAGACGGCCGACGGCGTGGTCCTGTCTGCTTACTATTGGAAGCTCCCTGTCCATCCGCATTAACGGATACAAAACG GTGTGTGAGGAGAAGATTAAGAAGACCTGGGCCATAGTAGATGCTGAGAGTCACCAGAAAGATGATGTAAAGAGGGACACAGTCTACTGCCTCAACGATGACAATGAGACTGAAGTGCAGAAAGATGATGTCATTCAGG GTTTCCGTTACGGGAGTGACATTGTCCCGTTCTCCAAAGTGGACCAAGAGCAGATGAAGTACAAGTCCGATGGAAAAAGCTTTGCTGTGCTTGGCTTTACCAAGCAGGAGCTG ATTCATCGCCATCATTTCATGGGCCAGCAGATTGTTAAGGTTTTTGCTGCTAAAGATGATGAG CATGCAGCTGTTGCGCTCTCCGCTCTGATTCAAGCTCTGGACAGTCTGAAGATGGTGGCTATTGTTCGTTATATTTATGACCGCCGCTGCAACCCACAAGTAGGAGCAGCTTTTCCTTGCGTCAAAGACAAATACGAG TGCTTGGTGTATGTGCAGCTACCGTACATGGAGGACCTCCGTCAGTTCgctttcccttcactggagaACAACAAGAAATTTGTTCCATCAG AGGCTCAGCTGTCAGCAGTGGACAATCTCATCAACGCTATGATGCTGGTGGAGGAGGGtgaagatggagagaaggaggaTATATTCAAAGTCAACAAAATCCCCAACCCACAATTTCAGAGACTCTTCCAG TGCCTACACCATCGTGGGGTGAACCCAGGTGCACCCCTGCCCCCTATGGAGCCGTGGCTCAAGCGGATGCTGGATCGGCCCCAGGCTGTCTCTGCCCGCTGCCGTGCACCTCTGCAGGAGATGAAGAAACTCTTCAGCCTGAAGGAGGTGGTGCAAAAGAAGGGCCAGAAGACCAGTGCGGATGTGTTTGGgaatag CACTGAAGAGCCAGACGCAAAGAAGTTCAAAGTGGATGAAGGGGAGAAGTTCAGCCTAGCAGAGACTTCAGAGGGAAACATTACCTCT GTAGGTAGCGTGAACCCTGCAGAAAACTTCCGCACTTTAGTTCAAAAGAAGACCATTCCCTTTGACCAAG CGTGCGAGCAGCTCACCCACAGGATGGAGCAGTTGCTGGGCAACAGGAGCACCGACTATTACATGAAGACCATCGCATGTGTCCAGGCCTTTAGGGAGCAGTCCATTAAG GTATCAAATGCGGAGCTTTTCAACAGCTACATGCAGTCTCTGAAGAACAGCGTTCCAGAGAAGAATCTTCAGGCATTCTGGGACCTGCTCGTTGCAG ATTCTATAACACTGATCAGCAAGGATGAAGTGGATAGCAGCACAGTATCCAAGCAAGAGGCAAACCAG TTTCTGGCAtttgaagagaaagaagaagtgGCAGCCGCTCCCTCCCACGAGGACGCAGGAGACGTGGATGATTTG CTGGACATGATGTGA